Genomic DNA from Alicyclobacillus fastidiosus:
AAAATGACAACCGTCCACGCCACATATGCTTTGGCGTTGCGACGTTCCGCTATAATGCCGCCTGGGACCTGTAAAAACAAGTAACCAATAAAGAAGATGCCAGATGCAAGTCCTGAGAAAGTCGTAGTCAGCGAAAGGGATTTGCTCATGCCGCCAGCCATTGCATAACTGATGTTGGTTTTATCAAACGCGGCCACCACATAGATCAAAACGACTGCCGGGATGATGCGAACCCACCGAGATTTTGGGACGGAAGCTGCTGTTAGCGTTTTCAATGACATCGCTCCTTATGAGAATGGGCCGAAAGGTGTTTCACATTCGCCTTTCGGCCACATCCCATGGATGATTAACCTGCAAATTCCACCAAAGCCGCTAGCAGCGCTTTGATGTATCCAATCGAATAGGCATAGCCGATGTTTGAGTAATTCCATTCGATGCATGTATGCGGCCAATGGGGATTTGGTTCTGTATTCACGCCTTCCATGATCGGAACGTGATCTGGATTGATACAACCGTCGTAACCGACCTTGTGCAACTCCAACAGCAATCTGAACATGTTCATGTCGCCATCGTCTAAGAGCGCCTCTTCAAACGCGCCAGCAGTAGGCAAGCTGCCGCGGACGTTGCGGAAATGCACCAAGAACAACTTTCCCTTGCGCCCATAATGGTTGATCTCGTTGAGTACCAACGAACTTCCGCCCTCTTCAGCACGCGTCCCGATGCAGTATACATACCCCACGTGTTTGCTTGGGAACGCATCGATGACCCGGTGGTACCCAAGCCCTCCAAAAGCCGTGTCGCGGTTCGGTACGTCGGATGGATGCAGTCCAAGGAGTACATCGCTTTCCTCTGCAGTTGGCACCAGTTTTTCATAGGCAGCACAGAAATGCTTCCACCAATTTTCCTGTTCTTCGTATGTTGGTGTACTGTGACTATCCTTCATAAAGCCAAGGCTCTCACCGCGGGAAACTGCGCCCCCCCGCTGCATCGCCGGGTACGATTTAGTCAGGTACGGGAACGTATCGCCTTCAAACCGCTGGCGGACGATCTTGATACCGGCTTCGCCAAACACGCGAACGGCGTTCACAGCATTGTCCAGTTCCTTCTCTGCACCTGGCCCATCCTGCATGAAGTTGTTTGTCAAATCCGGAAGCGTGACACGGTTCATATCCATGCCAAACGAACGCACCCGACGTTTCAGTTTCAACACTTCATCCAGATCCGGGAATCCTTGCTCCTGCACGCCAACGAACGATGACCCCTTGCCAAAGTCGATGCAGTCCACGCCGAGTTGACACAACTGCCGCAGATCCCTATCTGCCAAATCCGTGCGATTGGTCGTGATCGAAACCTTCATCACCATATGCCTTCGCTCCTCAACGTCTTTATCGGAAGGGTGACCGCCTTTCGAAACGATCTGTAATCGCTTTCAGTCAACTCCTTCAGACACAGTCGAATCGTAGTTCTGAAATGGCCACTCCTAATCTGCTCATATTGTATGACAAATTAATTTATAAATCAATACAGATAATTCCGAATGGAGTGTGGTGCTAGATGAGGGTTCGAGTCACCATCTATCAGCAACACTGCCACCTATAGGTCCCTCATCTAGATGACCACAGTGTCCATCACTTGTTAGACACTTGCGTGCTCGTCAGTCCGGCTCGAAGCGACGATGTGCAGGTCGACGAATACAGCGTTCTCCAGCACGTAGTCGAGTGGATTCTTCTTCATTCGCGCAATCCATCCCTTTGGTTTGACCGGCTGCCCAGCAACTAACTGAGACACCTGTAGTTCCTGTGCCGTCCGCACGATCGTCAAGCCGATGTTCTGACCCACAGCTGACCGCGTGATGAAATGGGCGCCAAATTGTTCGCTCAACCCCTGTATTTTCGCCAGATCGCGCTCATCCTGCTGCGTCATACATTCGTTCCCTAGGACCACAAGCACCCAAAGTTCTGCCTTTAATCGATCAGCAATCCGCCAACCACGCCGAATCAGCTTTTCCGAATGCGGTCGATGATTCACGCAGACTAATATGCGCTCGCGTGCCATATCCGGGCCGAATCCTTCTTCGCGCGCACGATGCATGCGTTGATCCACATCATCGGCGACTTCCAACAACGCCAACTCACGTAGGGCAGCTAGATTGGCCGTCTGAAAAAAATGGTCGAGGGCGCTCTCAATCTTATCTCGGGCGTAAATTCTCCCCTTCACCAGGCGATGCTGAAGCGTTTCTGGCGTAACATCAATCAGCTTAACTTCACGTGCTAACTTCATGAACCAGTCCGGAATCCGCTCCCGCACCTTAACTCCTGTGATGTGCTCCACTTTGTCATGTAAACTTTCGAGATGTTGAACGTTGACTGCCGTAACCACATTGATGCCCTGTTCCAAGAGATACTCAATATCCTGGTAGCGCTTCTCACGAGGGCAACCTGGCAAATTCGTGTGCGCTAACTCGTCTACCAAGACAATCGATGGCTTTCGCCTGACAATAGCGTCAACATCCATCTCCTCATAAAATCGCCCATCGAGTTCGATCCGCTTCCTCGGAACCACCTCTAAATCCCCAATTTGTTCGACCGTTTCAGAGCGACCGTGCGCCTCAATGAGGCCAATAACGACGTCCCACCCACGACCCCTCCAATCGTGTGCATCATTCAACATCTTGTACGTCTTGCCGACGCCAGGCGCTGCACCGATATAAATCGTCAATCGCCCGCGCAAACGGGGGTAGAGTCCGGGGTCACTTTGTCCCCCCACCGACTTCACGACCCGAAATGTCGATCCTGGCAAGTCCCGCCACCCAACAATACGGAGGTCGGTGTACCGAAGGTTCCTCAACAAATGACGAACCGGATTGTCCTTCCATAGATACCGCCACTTGTACCGCGAGAGCGGTTGCCCAATGACGACTTGGGTGACGTTTAACCGCTCTGCAACATCCTTTACCACGGTCCCGATTTTCCTATCGTTGCGCGGCTCAACAATCCACTCAGCCTCGAGCCGCTCTGCGAACTCGCGAAGTTTGTGCAAATTGGTTCGATCGCGTTCAGAGAGTAAATGGACAGCGGTGTTCGGTATGGTCAGCACATACATATCTGCTTTCATCCGAATCGCCATTCGATGTCCGCGTTGAATCAGTTGAACGGCTCTCGCGTAGTGGTTGACGCAGACCATGATCACTTCTTTAGCCCCGACGGGACCCGGGATTTTTCTCCGCGCATAAGACCTCTGCAATCGTTCGTCGACGTCCTCGGCAACCATCCGCAAAGCTAGTTCTCGCAGTCCAGAGAGATTAGACTTCCGAAAAAAGTTTCGCAGTGCCTGAACGACCTTGTCATTCGGGTAAATACTCCCGTCCCGCAGTCGCTGTCGCAATGTCTCCGGCGTGACATCGATGACAGACACTTCGTCCGCCCGTTTGATCAAAGACTCGGGAACCAGCTCACGCACTCGAACCTTGGTGACCGCTTCCGCCTCTTCGTGGATGCCTTCGATGTGTTGCACGTTGACCGCAGTGAGCACAGAAATTCCTTGATCTAACAAATACTCCACATCCATATACCGCTTGGGAAAAAACGACCCGGGTGCATTACTGTGCGCCAACTCGTCGATGACCACGATATCTGGGCTTCGTTCGATAATCGCCTCTAGATGTACTTCTTCAAAGACCCTGTTGTGAAACCGAATGGTCTTTCTCGGAAGGATCTCGAGCCCTTCCAGCTGTCTGGCAGTTTCCGGCCGATCATGAACGTCTACGTAACCAATGGCGATATCCACTCCGCGCTCCTTCATGGAAGCCGCTTCACGCAGCATGGTGTAGGTTTTTCCTACACCAGGTGCTGCTCCAATCAATATTTTCAACTGACCTGGATGGCTGCCAAACGGATCTGCAGAATTCGCTGCCACACAGGCTCCCCCTATCGTGAAAGGCGCTGCTCAATCGCCAAGTTTACTTGTAGCACGTTGATCATGGGCTCTCCCCAAATCCCGAGGACGGGGCGCTGCTCATATTGATTGACCAGATTGTGCAAATCATCCTCGCTGAGCCCCGATTCCTTCGCTATTCTTGGAACTTGAATCAGCGCGTCCTGTACGGAGATATCCGGATCGAGTCCTGACGCAGACGACTCCACCATATCGGGTGGAATCGCCGATACAGGGGTTCCAGGATTCTGCTCTTCCACCCTTTGTATGTTTTGCTTCACCTCAGACAACAGTGCGGGATTGGATGGCCCCAAGTTCGATCCGCCTGATGCGTTTGCCGCATAGTTCACAGCGGAAGGCCGCGGATGAAACAGCGCTGCGCTCGTCACGTTTTGAGCAATCAGCTCGGAACCTACCGCATGCCCGTGCCACTCAACGATGCTGCCTTTCGCTTGAAACGGAAACAGCAAATTCCCAACGCCGGTGACAACAAGTGGATACACGAGTCCTAACAAGATGGCGAAAGTGAGCGTAAAGCGAATGGACCGCCAGAGATTCACCATGATGAAAACCCTCCTTTTCATCGATCGAACAGCTCACTAAATGCTTGCAATCCCCAACGCGGTGAGCAACAGGTCGATCACCTTGATTCCGATAAAAGGCGCAACCACGCCGCCCATTCCGTAGACGAGCAGATTTCTAAGCAACATGTTCGTCGCGCTCATCGGGCGATATTTGACCCCCCGCATAGCCAGTGGAATGAGCAGTGGAATAATGATCGCGTTAAAGATCAACGCCGATAAGATGGCACTATGTGGACTCGTCAAATGCATTACGTTGAGAACCCTAAGTGCTGGGATCATGGTTACGAAAATGGCTGGGATGATGGCAAAGTACTTTGCCACGTCATTCGCAATCGAAAAAGTGGTAATGGCACCTCGCGTGATCAGAAGTTGTTTCCCGATGGAGACAACCTCAATCAACTTTGTCGGATCGGAATCCAAATCGATCATGTTGCCCGCTTCTTTCGCTGCCGTCGTGCCGGTATTCATGGCTAGCCCGACGTCCGCCTGTGCCAAAGCAGGTGCATCGTTTGTACCGTCACCCGACATCGCTACCAACTTCCCCTGCTCCTGCTCCTCCTGAATCAGACGCATCTTGTCTTCTGGTTTCGCCTCCGCGATGTAATCGTCGACTCCTGCTTCTTTGGCAATGGTTTTAGCTGTCAGTGGATTGTCGCCTGTGCACATCACGGTTTTAATCCCCATCTTGCGAAGCTCTTGGAACCGCTCCCTCATCCCAGATTTGACGATGTCCTTGAGGTAGATCAACCCGTAAATGTCGGTGTCCTTCACGACCGCGAGGGGCGTGCCACCCTCTTTTGCGATTCGCTCTGTCATCTCATCTAAGTCGCCCGGAATGGTGCCGCCGTGCTCGACGACGTTCCGTTTGATTGCATCGACTGCACCTTTGCGGACCATGCTGCCGTCAGGCAAATTGAGGCCACTCATGCGCGTATCGGCGCTAAACTCGACATTTTCTGCTTCGGTGTAGTGCTCTCGCACCAATGCCACGCCCAGCTCTCTACCCAAATCCACGACAGAGCGCCCCTCCGGTGTCTCGTCGAACAGGGAGGCCACGACCGCAGTCTCGATGACCTCCTTTTCGGTGTGTGGCCCAACCGGCAGAAATTCACTCGCCAGGCGATTGCCGATAGTGATGGTGCCGGTCTTGTCGAGAATCAATGTGTTGACGTCGCCAGCGGCTTCCACCGCTTTGCCTGATTTCGCGATCACGTTAAATCGAATGACGCGGTCCATTCCTGCAATGCCGATGGCAGACAACAAGGCGCCGATGGTCGTCGGGATCAAACAGACGAGCAAAGCAATCAGCGTCGCGATATCGATCGAATGGTGTAGATAGCGTGCCATAGGCTCTAACGTGACGACGACGAAGAGAAAGATGATGGTCAACCCGGCCAGCAATACGGACAATGCTAGTTCGTTCGGGGTCTTCTGACGACTCGCGCCTTCCACCAGGCCAATCATCCTGTCCAGAAATGATTCACCGGGATCGACCGAGATTCGAATCACCAATTCGTCAGATAGCAGCTTGGTTCCCCCGGTCACAGAGCTAAAATCACCACCGGCACCGCGAATCACGGGGGCAGATTCGCCAGTGATCGCCGATTCGTCGACGCTTCCCAGGCCCTCAATCACATCCCCATCCGCTGGAATCATTTCGTTCGCCGCGACGCGCACGACATCGCCTCTGTGCAACATCGATGCAGGTACCACTTCGTACAATCCATTGTCGAGACGGCGGTTGGCCATCAGGTCGGTCTTAGTTTTCCGGAGGGACTCAGCTTGCGCTTTCCCTCGTCCTTCTGCCACTGCCTCGGCAAAG
This window encodes:
- the kdpB gene encoding potassium-transporting ATPase subunit KdpB, giving the protein MGRSSFVISRDILKRAIWESFVKMDPRMLVGNPVMFVVEVGFVVTLLLTFDPNLYGGHYPANQRWYNLIVTAILLLTILFGNFAEAVAEGRGKAQAESLRKTKTDLMANRRLDNGLYEVVPASMLHRGDVVRVAANEMIPADGDVIEGLGSVDESAITGESAPVIRGAGGDFSSVTGGTKLLSDELVIRISVDPGESFLDRMIGLVEGASRQKTPNELALSVLLAGLTIIFLFVVVTLEPMARYLHHSIDIATLIALLVCLIPTTIGALLSAIGIAGMDRVIRFNVIAKSGKAVEAAGDVNTLILDKTGTITIGNRLASEFLPVGPHTEKEVIETAVVASLFDETPEGRSVVDLGRELGVALVREHYTEAENVEFSADTRMSGLNLPDGSMVRKGAVDAIKRNVVEHGGTIPGDLDEMTERIAKEGGTPLAVVKDTDIYGLIYLKDIVKSGMRERFQELRKMGIKTVMCTGDNPLTAKTIAKEAGVDDYIAEAKPEDKMRLIQEEQEQGKLVAMSGDGTNDAPALAQADVGLAMNTGTTAAKEAGNMIDLDSDPTKLIEVVSIGKQLLITRGAITTFSIANDVAKYFAIIPAIFVTMIPALRVLNVMHLTSPHSAILSALIFNAIIIPLLIPLAMRGVKYRPMSATNMLLRNLLVYGMGGVVAPFIGIKVIDLLLTALGIASI
- the kdpC gene encoding potassium-transporting ATPase subunit KdpC encodes the protein MVNLWRSIRFTLTFAILLGLVYPLVVTGVGNLLFPFQAKGSIVEWHGHAVGSELIAQNVTSAALFHPRPSAVNYAANASGGSNLGPSNPALLSEVKQNIQRVEEQNPGTPVSAIPPDMVESSASGLDPDISVQDALIQVPRIAKESGLSEDDLHNLVNQYEQRPVLGIWGEPMINVLQVNLAIEQRLSR
- a CDS encoding mannonate dehydratase, whose translation is MVMKVSITTNRTDLADRDLRQLCQLGVDCIDFGKGSSFVGVQEQGFPDLDEVLKLKRRVRSFGMDMNRVTLPDLTNNFMQDGPGAEKELDNAVNAVRVFGEAGIKIVRQRFEGDTFPYLTKSYPAMQRGGAVSRGESLGFMKDSHSTPTYEEQENWWKHFCAAYEKLVPTAEESDVLLGLHPSDVPNRDTAFGGLGYHRVIDAFPSKHVGYVYCIGTRAEEGGSSLVLNEINHYGRKGKLFLVHFRNVRGSLPTAGAFEEALLDDGDMNMFRLLLELHKVGYDGCINPDHVPIMEGVNTEPNPHWPHTCIEWNYSNIGYAYSIGYIKALLAALVEFAG
- a CDS encoding histidine kinase, with amino-acid sequence MAANSADPFGSHPGQLKILIGAAPGVGKTYTMLREAASMKERGVDIAIGYVDVHDRPETARQLEGLEILPRKTIRFHNRVFEEVHLEAIIERSPDIVVIDELAHSNAPGSFFPKRYMDVEYLLDQGISVLTAVNVQHIEGIHEEAEAVTKVRVRELVPESLIKRADEVSVIDVTPETLRQRLRDGSIYPNDKVVQALRNFFRKSNLSGLRELALRMVAEDVDERLQRSYARRKIPGPVGAKEVIMVCVNHYARAVQLIQRGHRMAIRMKADMYVLTIPNTAVHLLSERDRTNLHKLREFAERLEAEWIVEPRNDRKIGTVVKDVAERLNVTQVVIGQPLSRYKWRYLWKDNPVRHLLRNLRYTDLRIVGWRDLPGSTFRVVKSVGGQSDPGLYPRLRGRLTIYIGAAPGVGKTYKMLNDAHDWRGRGWDVVIGLIEAHGRSETVEQIGDLEVVPRKRIELDGRFYEEMDVDAIVRRKPSIVLVDELAHTNLPGCPREKRYQDIEYLLEQGINVVTAVNVQHLESLHDKVEHITGVKVRERIPDWFMKLAREVKLIDVTPETLQHRLVKGRIYARDKIESALDHFFQTANLAALRELALLEVADDVDQRMHRAREEGFGPDMARERILVCVNHRPHSEKLIRRGWRIADRLKAELWVLVVLGNECMTQQDERDLAKIQGLSEQFGAHFITRSAVGQNIGLTIVRTAQELQVSQLVAGQPVKPKGWIARMKKNPLDYVLENAVFVDLHIVASSRTDEHASV